From the Maioricimonas rarisocia genome, one window contains:
- a CDS encoding DUF4159 domain-containing protein has translation MPRRMLRTRMLACSLVLAQILCVGLKPARAVDDATLREQVLTSITRAQQFLNSRQMPDGSWEPTALGQYKVGVTSLAVLALLYSGMDRDAPAVRDGLEHLRSIPDPVKTYELAMLCMVLATAKDNRDVGRLHKLAARLESYQRPNGAWGYDANGNWWDNSNTQFALLGLREAAHAGVPVSRRVWQRSQEHWLKQQIGSPDLNSGAGWGYKGGNEGSATGSMTVAGISSLTITSSFLGIDPPGGQLDCCGEDRNSADEAVEAGIRWIGNRFSISNNPGNNGWLLYYLYGLERAGRLTGRRFFGEHDWYREGAAFLVARQSVRNGSWASEGGGEADALVSTSFALLFLSKGLTPILINKLNYGPGDPITGEPLSDDWNNHPHDIQNLTQHISGRDRWPKLLNWQEVDLRKAAETEGVGALLQAPVLFMSGSESPDSIQGEQLELLREFLAQGGFLFAVQNCENTAFDAGFRNLIRRLFPDGSMQLRKLPDTHDVYRNEFVFSVEPPELWGVDFGCRTAVMYAPYDHACRWEHWMRHDPPNREPALRAEIGKSMQLGVNVVAYATGREVHDRLERPAALAEMEDALPDRGHLGIARLRHTGGWDTAPHALRHLQIALLRKNGIPTSADTPTLVATDPALFDYPLLYMHGRQNFSLSDVEQEKLREYMENGGVLFADACCGAAQFDASFRDMIQEMFGQKLERIPIDHELFKIDLGYDIKRVRRRLPTTNTDSGALGFEESWAEPVLEGIKINDRYVVIYSKYDLSCALERQATSACSGYPTEDATRIAANIILYALLQ, from the coding sequence ATGCCGCGTCGAATGCTGCGCACACGGATGCTTGCCTGCTCGCTCGTTCTCGCGCAGATTCTGTGCGTCGGCCTGAAGCCGGCCCGGGCTGTCGATGACGCGACCCTGCGGGAGCAGGTCCTCACGTCAATCACCCGTGCCCAGCAGTTTCTCAACAGCCGTCAGATGCCGGACGGCTCCTGGGAACCGACCGCCCTCGGGCAGTACAAGGTCGGCGTGACCAGTCTGGCCGTTCTGGCCCTGCTCTATTCCGGCATGGATCGGGACGCTCCTGCCGTCCGCGACGGTCTCGAGCATCTCCGCTCGATCCCCGATCCCGTCAAAACGTACGAACTGGCCATGCTGTGCATGGTCCTTGCCACCGCGAAGGACAATCGCGATGTCGGCCGGCTGCACAAACTCGCTGCGCGGCTCGAATCGTACCAGCGTCCCAACGGGGCCTGGGGCTACGACGCGAACGGCAACTGGTGGGATAACAGCAACACGCAGTTCGCCCTGCTGGGACTGCGGGAAGCGGCCCATGCCGGCGTTCCCGTCAGTCGTCGCGTCTGGCAGCGGTCCCAGGAACACTGGTTGAAGCAGCAGATCGGCAGCCCCGATCTCAACTCCGGCGCCGGCTGGGGGTACAAGGGAGGGAACGAGGGGAGCGCTACCGGCAGCATGACGGTCGCGGGAATCTCTTCCCTGACGATCACTTCCTCGTTTCTCGGGATCGACCCGCCCGGCGGGCAGCTTGACTGCTGCGGCGAGGATCGGAATTCCGCCGACGAAGCGGTCGAAGCCGGCATCCGCTGGATCGGCAATCGCTTCAGTATCAGTAACAATCCCGGCAACAATGGCTGGCTGCTGTACTACCTCTACGGTCTCGAACGGGCCGGCCGACTGACGGGACGGCGGTTCTTCGGCGAGCACGACTGGTATCGCGAAGGGGCGGCGTTTCTGGTCGCGCGGCAGTCGGTCCGAAACGGGAGCTGGGCCAGCGAAGGGGGCGGCGAAGCGGACGCACTCGTTTCCACCAGCTTCGCCCTGCTCTTTCTCTCCAAAGGGCTGACCCCGATCCTGATCAACAAGCTCAACTATGGCCCTGGCGATCCCATCACGGGCGAACCTCTTTCAGACGACTGGAACAATCATCCGCATGACATCCAGAACCTGACGCAGCACATCAGCGGTCGCGATCGCTGGCCAAAACTGCTCAACTGGCAGGAGGTCGACCTTCGCAAGGCCGCCGAGACCGAAGGGGTTGGCGCCCTGCTGCAAGCTCCCGTTCTGTTTATGAGCGGCTCCGAATCTCCCGACAGCATCCAGGGGGAGCAACTCGAACTCCTGCGGGAGTTCCTCGCGCAAGGAGGGTTTCTCTTCGCAGTGCAGAACTGTGAAAACACGGCGTTCGACGCCGGATTCCGCAACCTGATCCGCCGTCTGTTCCCCGATGGATCCATGCAGCTTCGCAAGCTGCCCGACACGCACGATGTTTACCGGAATGAGTTTGTCTTCTCGGTCGAGCCTCCCGAACTCTGGGGCGTCGACTTCGGCTGCCGCACGGCCGTGATGTACGCGCCCTACGACCACGCCTGCCGCTGGGAGCACTGGATGCGGCACGATCCGCCAAACCGCGAACCGGCCCTGCGGGCGGAGATCGGCAAGTCGATGCAACTGGGCGTCAATGTGGTCGCCTATGCCACCGGCCGCGAGGTGCACGACCGGCTCGAACGTCCCGCTGCCCTGGCCGAAATGGAAGACGCGCTGCCCGACCGAGGCCATCTGGGCATCGCCCGCCTTCGACATACGGGCGGCTGGGATACCGCTCCGCATGCCCTGCGGCACCTGCAGATCGCACTGCTACGAAAGAACGGCATTCCGACGTCAGCCGATACGCCGACGCTCGTGGCGACGGATCCGGCACTGTTCGACTACCCGTTGCTCTACATGCACGGCCGGCAGAACTTCTCACTCAGCGACGTCGAGCAGGAGAAGCTCCGCGAGTACATGGAGAACGGCGGTGTACTGTTTGCGGATGCCTGCTGTGGAGCCGCACAGTTCGATGCCAGCTTCCGCGACATGATCCAGGAGATGTTCGGACAGAAGCTCGAGCGCATCCCGATCGACCACGAGCTGTTCAAGATCGATCTCGGCTACGACATCAAGCGGGTCCGCCGGCGGCTTCCCACCACGAACACCGACAGCGGTGCCCTTGGATTCGAAGAGTCCTGGGCCGAGCCGGTGCTCGAAGGGATCAAGATCAACGACCGCTACGTCGTGATCTACAGCAAGTACGACCTGAGCTGCGCCCTGGAACGCCAGGCGACGTCCGCGTGCAGTGGTTATCCCACCGAAGACGCCACGCGGATCGCCGCCAACATCATCCTGTACGCGCTGCTGCAGTAG
- a CDS encoding tetratricopeptide repeat protein gives MYDKKKRIAECYRRGSEAMQKQNWGYAIEMFGLCVTLEPENVAFRQLLRNSTYKKYNDNKSGAGAFAKSKLLSIRGRIRKAKSKEEWDEVDKAAEEGLAINPWDAGINADLGHSARERGYLDIARFAYNCARQSEPKTREYSVALAEVLAEKGDYAEAGKVWQHLIRINPEDSEARSNVMRMQALETTDHGGYEGAESTQDVMATMGKRLKMQQGGEADGPGMSKEMDLQRAIKKEPEKVEHYLKLGEYYRQQKQLEEAYATYEQAVQVSGNDPNVREQLEDVELTRLRHNIDLAREASSANPDDAQAKENHDGLRKELVKREIEIFSRRIQRHPQDVSIKYELALRLMKIRKWTQAVPLLQQASQNNRLKGKALLNLGKCFIQDKKLSLARGQLDRAIVELSYDADPKMFTECHYLLARVAEELGDTTTAEKHYGEVLVVKYDYKDARERLESLQEGGDDAAAAS, from the coding sequence GTGTACGACAAGAAGAAGCGCATTGCCGAGTGCTACCGCCGCGGCAGTGAAGCAATGCAGAAGCAGAATTGGGGTTACGCGATCGAGATGTTCGGGTTGTGCGTGACGCTGGAACCCGAGAACGTCGCGTTCCGCCAGCTGCTCCGCAATTCGACGTACAAGAAGTACAACGACAACAAGTCCGGCGCCGGTGCGTTTGCCAAGAGCAAGCTACTGAGCATTCGCGGCCGCATCCGCAAGGCAAAGTCCAAAGAGGAATGGGACGAAGTTGACAAGGCCGCCGAAGAGGGGCTGGCCATCAACCCGTGGGATGCCGGCATCAACGCCGACCTGGGGCACTCCGCCCGGGAGCGCGGTTACCTCGACATCGCCCGCTTTGCCTACAACTGTGCCCGCCAGTCCGAACCGAAAACGCGCGAGTATTCGGTCGCCCTTGCCGAAGTCCTTGCCGAAAAAGGGGACTACGCCGAAGCCGGCAAGGTCTGGCAGCACCTCATCCGCATCAATCCCGAAGACTCCGAAGCCCGCTCGAACGTGATGCGGATGCAGGCTCTGGAGACGACCGACCATGGCGGCTACGAGGGAGCCGAGTCGACGCAGGACGTCATGGCCACCATGGGCAAGCGGCTGAAAATGCAGCAGGGAGGCGAAGCCGACGGGCCCGGAATGTCCAAGGAAATGGACCTGCAGCGGGCGATCAAGAAGGAACCGGAGAAAGTCGAGCACTATCTCAAGCTCGGCGAATATTATCGCCAGCAGAAACAGCTCGAAGAGGCGTATGCCACTTATGAGCAGGCAGTGCAGGTCTCCGGCAACGACCCCAACGTGCGTGAGCAACTCGAGGACGTCGAACTCACCCGGCTCAGGCACAACATCGACCTGGCCCGGGAAGCATCCAGTGCCAATCCCGACGACGCGCAGGCAAAAGAGAACCACGACGGCCTGCGAAAGGAACTCGTCAAACGGGAAATCGAGATCTTCAGCCGTCGAATTCAGCGGCATCCGCAGGATGTGAGCATCAAGTACGAGCTCGCCCTGCGGCTGATGAAGATCCGCAAGTGGACGCAGGCCGTGCCGCTACTGCAGCAGGCCTCGCAGAACAACCGCCTGAAGGGAAAAGCCCTGCTCAACCTGGGCAAGTGTTTCATTCAGGACAAGAAGCTCTCGCTTGCTCGCGGTCAGCTCGATCGGGCGATCGTCGAACTGTCCTATGACGCCGATCCAAAGATGTTCACCGAGTGTCACTACCTGCTCGCCCGTGTCGCCGAAGAACTGGGTGATACCACCACTGCCGAAAAGCACTATGGCGAAGTGCTCGTGGTGAAATACGATTACAAGGATGCCCGGGAGCGGCTCGAAAGCCTGCAGGAGGGAGGCGACGACGCGGCGGCGGCTTCGTAA